The Setaria viridis chromosome 2, Setaria_viridis_v4.0, whole genome shotgun sequence DNA window TCCAAACAGAGGACACGCACTAGACATGCACAAGAAGCAACCTCGATGAAACTCGATGAACCATACACGTTTAGTCGTGAGCAACAATTAAACTTTTGTGAGGCTACCGCACACCAAACCAAGCCAAACATAGCACAACAATATAATCATAGTTGGAGATGAACCGGGATCCTCTCGTTTACACAGAAACATCACGCGTTGTTCCCATGATGCGTTCGATCGCGACTTCCACCGGCGGTGCGTCGGCCGGGCGGCTTATCCCCGCATGTGTGGCCATCGCCCAAAGCACAGTGATGAACTCGCCGCCCTTCGCCAGCACATTCTCATGCCCGGCCACGCACTCCTCGTTGCTCGACGGTGCAATGTAGACAAAGAGCTCGACCCAAAGATTGGCCAGCACCTTCCACACGCCCTCCCCAGGATGCGCAGCTTTCCTCTCAAGTATCCGGCCCAGCGCCGCACCCTTCTGCACCAccgttgtcgccgccgccgcggcttctGCCGGACTGCTGGCCATGATCTTGCGGTGTCGGGTGCGCACGCACGACGAGAGGTAGTAGTCCCAGAACCCAAGGAGGTCATACAACTCGGCCTTCGTGCCCTTGAACACGAGCTCCGCGCTGTCCTGGTTGTCCGGGAGCAGCTCCGGGTGGAAGGCCACCAAGTAAGCGCAGTACTTGGACAGGCTCGTCGCCACGTTGTTCTTACCCTGAGGTGGATGCTTCACCTCCAGGAGGCTGGTGGCGATATGCCAGGTGAGGATGACCTCAGCGACGCTATCGCTCTCGCAGAACTGCGAGAGCTCCGGATGGCCTGCGAGTGCGAGCCTCCCATTGCTGAGAGTCAGAGAGGTGTGGTTGCCATCACGGTCGTGCAACTTGCTCAAGTATTCCATGACTGAATGCTTGACTTCTCTGGGCACCGGGATCGTCGGCAGGATCGGCACCTTCACCGAGAGCTGGGCTGGCATCGCCAGGCCGCAAAACTTGAGCACGCAGAACTGGTGGAACCTGATGCCTGGACGGCTCATCAGGCTTCGTGCGAACAAGATGCAGCGGATGGACCGGCCGAAGGCGCGGCTGTTGTGCCACTGGGGTTTTGTTGCGTACTTGCAGAGCAGTGACACAAGGAACCAGTcggagaagaggaagacgaagaacTCCCATACCTCCTCGTAGATGAACATGAGGAAAAGGAGCGAGGTGATGGAGAAGTCGACGGTGCAGAAGAACACTACTGGAGACTTGAAGAACTGCCGGAGGCATGGAGTCATCTGGGTGATGCCGAAGAAAGTGAAGTAGTCGTCGTCTTTTATGCTACGAAAGGCGAAGGGAACATCGCCATTGCTGCACAGGACGATGACCACGAGGCACATGACAAACACAACGAGTGGGAGGAGGAAGTAGTTGGCGAGCAAGAAGAAGGGGCTTGCCAGGACGACAGGGACCACGGAGTGGTAATACTCGCACAGGAAGTTGAGCTCGTCGTTTGTCACTTGGAACATTACCTCTGCTGCGCTTGTGCTTTCGTCGTACAGGGCTTTCAGGATGACTTCCCGGTAGTTCCGAGTCTCTGCCGGAGTCATTGCCGGCAGGCGCTCGAACCTCCGGCGAAGCAGCTTGAAGAGTGAAAAGGACAGGCAGAGCATCCTCAACCGCTGGTCTCGGTCGAGAGAATCGAGGAGAGGATCAGTCTCCAGGAGCCCCCAGATCTTGCCGACGGTGGCGACGACGTTGGCGTCGTCTCTGAGCCTGTATCCACTTGGGATGGCTTCAACCACCAAATCGTCTTCTTCCATGACCGCGTACTGGCATCCCTTCAGCAGTTCGTCCCGGTCTTCTGGTCGGAATCGGTGGCCCTGCTGATCTTTCTCTAGCACCTGAGCCATGTAGGAGGTGATAACCCGGGCGTTCTTGCCAAAGGCCAGAGAACGTTTCCCCACCTCAGTGAAGGAGATTCTCTGCACCAGCTTGGTGGCACAGAGGAGCCAGAGGATGCCCGTCATCGCCTTTCGGCCGGTTGCTTGCAGGTTGGAGAAGACAAGGCTGCCAAGCCAGAGGACACGCCCGGCACGCTCTATGGTGCCGGAGTACCCCTGCATTTTGATCACCTCCACCTTCTTGCGGAGGAGCTCTACCAGGAGCATCCAGATGAGGATGAAGCGGGCCCTCAGCGGGAGCTCGGACTTGGGGCCAACATCCGAGCCATTCTTGGCTTCAGAGAAGAGGTAGGACATGacggggaggaagagggagagcgCCGAGGTGAGGCCGAGGCGGATCTTGGGGTCGAGGATGGCACTGACGTGAGAGAGCCCGCTGAAGAGGTTGAGGTTGAAGAAGAGAGCAGTGAGGACGAACATGAtgaaggaggtggacaaggtGGATGTGTCATTTAGCTGCTTGCTATAGGACTCTGTCAGGTTGTTGAAAATGGTGACGTTTATGTCACAAGCCGTCGATAGGTTGTAGTGGTAGCTTGAATCCATCTCGCTAATGGCTGCCTGGCAGGATGTTCGCGCACCCACATACATATAGTAAGCGGGTAGGATAATGCCCACGCGAGGGTTCTCTTGAGCGCAATTGTGTTAAAAATAATTAAGTATTTTTTCCGGTAGAACGTTTGATTGTTTTCTAAATATAAGATACATGTAGAAGTTCACATGCACTCACGTAAACCTTATGAATGTTTTGAAGGCTACTTCTAATTAAATATGGTACAATAATGTCAGCATTTTTGATGATTTGACAAGTAATTACTAGTGAATATATGAAGATAAAGGCGAGAAGGGTTTCATCTAAAAGAAACAATGTGTGGACCGTTTCTATAATATAGTTTGCCTCTAGCATGTATTACTTATGAAACAACAAAAGTAAAGCAAGGCATCGTATGAACTACATCAGTGATCAAGTATGAACAAATGAACAGAGGCCAAAGTAAAAGGATCTTCTTTCGATAAAGTACCTAATGTTCCAAAGCATTCATTTTGCACATTAAAAGCGTTCGAAACCGAGCTTTCTTGCGATGGACAAAGACACTCGTCCAGGCTTTATACCTCCATATATATCCTCCATATATATTTGCCCTCAGACACAAGAGTGAAGGCTCATGTGGTTTAGAAGACCCTATGTATGCATGTACCAATAAAATGCAGGTGTCCTTGGAAGAGCTGTCAGGCTGATTTTTCTTACCACATATATATAGGCACAATCCTTAAACATAAATCTTGGCATAAAACTAGGACAGCAAAATTTAGATCtggattttccttttt harbors:
- the LOC117846635 gene encoding uncharacterized protein, giving the protein MDSSYHYNLSTACDINVTIFNNLTESYSKQLNDTSTLSTSFIMFVLTALFFNLNLFSGLSHVSAILDPKIRLGLTSALSLFLPVMSYLFSEAKNGSDVGPKSELPLRARFILIWMLLVELLRKKVEVIKMQGYSGTIERAGRVLWLGSLVFSNLQATGRKAMTGILWLLCATKLVQRISFTEVGKRSLAFGKNARVITSYMAQVLEKDQQGHRFRPEDRDELLKGCQYAVMEEDDLVVEAIPSGYRLRDDANVVATVGKIWGLLETDPLLDSLDRDQRLRMLCLSFSLFKLLRRRFERLPAMTPAETRNYREVILKALYDESTSAAEVMFQVTNDELNFLCEYYHSVVPVVLASPFFLLANYFLLPLVVFVMCLVVIVLCSNGDVPFAFRSIKDDDYFTFFGITQMTPCLRQFFKSPVVFFCTVDFSITSLLFLMFIYEEVWEFFVFLFSDWFLVSLLCKYATKPQWHNSRAFGRSIRCILFARSLMSRPGIRFHQFCVLKFCGLAMPAQLSVKVPILPTIPVPREVKHSVMEYLSKLHDRDGNHTSLTLSNGRLALAGHPELSQFCESDSVAEVILTWHIATSLLEVKHPPQGKNNVATSLSKYCAYLVAFHPELLPDNQDSAELVFKGTKAELYDLLGFWDYYLSSCVRTRHRKIMASSPAEAAAAATTVVQKGAALGRILERKAAHPGEGVWKVLANLWVELFVYIAPSSNEECVAGHENVLAKGGEFITVLWAMATHAGISRPADAPPVEVAIERIMGTTRDVSV